One region of Gemella haemolysans ATCC 10379 genomic DNA includes:
- the gltX gene encoding glutamate--tRNA ligase, with protein sequence MTKVRVRYAPSPTGNLHIGNARTALFNYLFAKHNDGDFVLRIEDTDFKRNKEEGERSQLKYMNWLGLDYDEGIGKEKEFGPYRQSERIDIYQKYADQLIAEDKAYKCYMTAEELEAEREEQIANGLPPRYSGKHANLTKEEQEAFEKEGRKPAIRIRVPQDRTYKFDDMVKGELSFEGHDFGDFVIIKNDGVATYNFAVVIDDYLMKISHVLRGDDHVSNTPKQLVVYEALGFEPPRFGHMTLIVNENKKKLSKRDESIIQFIEQYDELGYLPEALFNFIALLGWSPEGEQEIFSKEEFVKIFDEKRLSKSPAFFDNNKLTWINNQYIKAQPLERIVDLSLPFFIKEGVATAEEVEANKVWFEKLISLYQPQMSYGAEIVELTKQFFVEDVKFDEEELEILKQETTATVFEDFLTKVEEVEEFTADNIKDLIKSIQKDTGVKGKNLFMPIRIASTGSMHGPELNTSLELLGKERVAARVKAALETIK encoded by the coding sequence ATGACAAAAGTAAGAGTAAGATATGCACCATCTCCAACAGGAAATTTACATATCGGTAATGCAAGAACTGCATTATTTAATTACCTTTTTGCTAAACACAACGATGGAGATTTCGTATTAAGAATTGAAGATACGGACTTCAAACGTAACAAAGAAGAAGGTGAACGTAGCCAACTTAAATATATGAACTGGTTAGGTTTAGATTATGATGAAGGTATTGGAAAAGAAAAAGAATTCGGTCCATACCGTCAATCTGAGAGAATCGATATTTATCAAAAATATGCTGATCAACTTATCGCAGAAGATAAAGCTTATAAATGTTACATGACTGCGGAAGAATTAGAAGCTGAAAGAGAAGAGCAAATCGCTAACGGATTACCACCACGTTATAGTGGAAAACACGCTAACTTAACAAAAGAAGAGCAAGAAGCTTTTGAAAAAGAAGGTAGAAAACCAGCTATCCGTATCCGTGTTCCTCAAGACAGAACATATAAATTTGATGATATGGTTAAAGGTGAATTATCATTCGAAGGGCATGACTTCGGAGATTTCGTAATCATTAAAAATGATGGAGTAGCAACGTACAACTTCGCTGTTGTTATCGATGACTACTTAATGAAAATTTCTCACGTATTACGTGGGGACGACCACGTTTCTAATACACCAAAACAACTTGTTGTATATGAAGCATTAGGATTTGAACCACCAAGATTTGGTCACATGACTCTAATCGTAAATGAAAACAAGAAAAAATTATCTAAACGTGATGAAAGTATCATCCAATTCATCGAACAATATGATGAATTAGGATACCTTCCAGAAGCATTATTTAACTTCATCGCTTTATTAGGATGGTCTCCAGAAGGTGAACAAGAAATCTTCTCTAAAGAAGAATTTGTAAAAATCTTCGATGAAAAACGTCTAAGTAAATCACCTGCGTTCTTCGATAATAATAAACTTACTTGGATTAACAACCAGTACATCAAAGCTCAACCTTTAGAAAGAATCGTAGACTTATCATTACCGTTCTTCATTAAAGAAGGTGTAGCAACAGCTGAAGAAGTAGAAGCTAATAAAGTATGGTTTGAAAAATTAATTTCATTATACCAACCACAAATGAGTTATGGAGCTGAAATAGTTGAGTTAACAAAACAATTCTTCGTTGAAGATGTTAAATTTGATGAAGAAGAGTTAGAAATTCTAAAACAAGAAACAACAGCAACAGTATTCGAAGATTTCTTAACAAAAGTTGAAGAAGTGGAAGAATTCACAGCTGATAACATTAAAGATTTAATCAAATCAATTCAAAAAGATACAGGAGTAAAAGGTAAAAACTTATTTATGCCAATCCGTATCGCATCAACTGGATCAATGCATGGTCCAGAATTAAACACAAGCTTAGAGCTACTTGGTAAAGAACGTGTAGCTGCTAGAGTAAAAGCTGCATTAGAAACAATTAAATAG
- the der gene encoding ribosome biogenesis GTPase Der, whose product MAKPTVAIIGRPNVGKSTIFNKIIGDRLSIVEDVAGVTRDRIYSKAEWLNYSFFMIDTGGIELEDTPFQKQIRAQAELAIDEADVIIFLTNGRDGVTSDDEEVARLLYKTDKPVVLAVNKIDNFDMNHMIYDFYSLGFGDPFPISGSHGLGIGDLLDEVCKNFKVLEEEEEDDKIRFSLIGRPNVGKSSLINTILGEERVIASDIAGTTRDAIDTDFKHNGDEYVVIDTAGIRKRGKVYESCEKYSVLRSLKAIERSDVVLVVLNAEEGIIEQDKKVAGYAHESGKGVIIVVNKWDAIAKDDKTMKEFDEKIRDSFAYLDYAKIIYVSAKTKQRVFNIFPLIKESYENRQRRVQSSTLNEIVVDAVSMNPTPQDKGKRLNIFYASQVAINPPTFVFFVNYPELMHFSYERFLENRIRDSFNFEGTPIKLIARQRN is encoded by the coding sequence ATGGCAAAACCAACAGTTGCGATAATAGGTAGACCAAACGTCGGTAAATCTACAATTTTCAATAAAATTATTGGTGATAGACTATCTATTGTAGAAGACGTAGCAGGTGTTACTCGTGATAGAATATACTCAAAAGCAGAATGGTTAAATTACTCATTCTTTATGATAGATACTGGAGGAATTGAATTAGAAGATACTCCTTTCCAAAAACAAATCAGAGCACAAGCTGAGCTAGCAATCGACGAAGCAGATGTTATTATTTTCTTAACAAATGGTCGTGATGGAGTAACTAGTGATGATGAAGAAGTTGCTAGATTACTTTATAAAACAGATAAACCAGTTGTATTAGCAGTAAATAAAATTGATAACTTTGATATGAATCATATGATTTATGATTTCTATTCATTAGGATTTGGAGATCCATTCCCAATTTCTGGATCTCACGGACTAGGTATCGGTGATTTACTTGATGAAGTTTGTAAAAACTTTAAAGTTTTAGAAGAAGAGGAAGAAGATGACAAAATTAGATTCTCTCTTATCGGTCGTCCTAATGTAGGTAAATCTAGTTTAATTAATACGATTTTAGGTGAAGAACGTGTTATTGCATCTGATATCGCTGGTACTACACGTGATGCAATCGATACTGATTTCAAGCACAATGGAGATGAATATGTAGTAATCGATACAGCTGGTATTAGAAAACGTGGTAAAGTATATGAAAGCTGTGAGAAGTATTCTGTACTTCGTTCTCTTAAAGCTATTGAACGATCAGATGTCGTCTTAGTAGTTCTTAATGCTGAGGAAGGTATTATTGAACAAGATAAGAAAGTTGCAGGATATGCACACGAATCTGGAAAAGGTGTAATTATCGTTGTTAATAAATGGGATGCAATTGCAAAAGATGATAAGACTATGAAAGAATTTGATGAAAAAATTCGTGATAGTTTTGCTTACTTAGATTATGCTAAAATTATCTATGTTTCAGCAAAAACAAAACAACGTGTATTTAACATCTTCCCATTAATTAAAGAATCATATGAAAATAGACAACGTCGTGTTCAAAGTTCAACACTTAATGAAATTGTTGTTGATGCTGTTTCTATGAATCCAACACCTCAAGATAAAGGTAAGAGACTTAATATTTTCTATGCATCGCAAGTTGCTATTAATCCACCGACATTCGTGTTCTTCGTGAATTATCCAGAACTTATGCACTTCTCTTATGAGAGGTTTTTAGAAAATAGAATCCGTGATTCATTCAATTTTGAAGGAACACCGATAAAACTAATAGCAAGACAAAGAAACTAA
- a CDS encoding Tex family protein encodes MYEKIMKNLATKLKIQDKYIVNVLNLLEEGNTIAFIARYRKELTNSLDEVAIKQIQDEFNYLKSLEERKEEVIRLISEKGLLTDELKKDILAQEKLQRVEDLYRPFKEKKRTKATIAKEKGLEKLANYIMKLPKSLEDLNKEAAKYINAEKEVNTAEEAINYALDIIAENISDSAKYREYVLENTRKFGQITSALKKGGEEKDENSTYKNYYEFGEQISKIASHRILALNRAEKEGIIRVSIENDKDRLHNYILRGLTKNRQTAISNLLLECIADSMKRLIYPSIEREIRSDLTKKAEEDSVVIFSENLKQLLMQSPLKNKKVLGIDPAFRTGCKMAIVDEYGNFIDKMVIYPHKPASADKQEKSKKDLIKFINKHNINLIAIGNGTASRETEKFVVDNLKEAGLKIDYVIVNEAGASVYSASEVAREEFPDFNVEERSAVSIARRIQDPLSELVKIDPKSIGVGQYQHDITPKFLEKELTFVVETAVNKVGVNVNTASVSLLSYVSGVNKQIAKNIVAYRQENGKIETIKEIAKVPRLGKKTYEQCVGFFRIPDSKNIFDATGIHPESYKAAENLLKELKLSTKEVGTDEFTTTIDGVDKKALAEKIGVGLETLEDIIKDLKQPLRDERESFAKPLLKSDILTIDDLQIGVKLAGTVRNITQFGAFIDIGLKQDAMVHISKISKNYIKNPLDVLSVGQIVDVYVIDVDKQRGRVALAMFKD; translated from the coding sequence ATGTACGAGAAAATTATGAAAAACTTAGCAACTAAGTTAAAAATACAAGATAAGTATATAGTAAATGTATTAAACTTATTAGAAGAAGGAAATACAATTGCTTTTATCGCAAGGTATAGAAAAGAATTAACAAATTCTCTAGATGAAGTTGCTATTAAACAAATTCAAGATGAATTTAATTATTTAAAATCACTTGAAGAAAGAAAAGAAGAAGTAATTAGATTAATTTCAGAAAAAGGTCTACTTACTGATGAGCTAAAAAAAGATATTTTAGCTCAAGAAAAATTACAAAGGGTAGAAGATTTATATCGTCCTTTTAAAGAGAAAAAACGTACTAAGGCAACGATAGCTAAAGAAAAAGGATTAGAGAAACTGGCTAACTATATTATGAAACTTCCAAAATCTTTAGAAGATTTGAATAAAGAAGCTGCTAAGTATATAAATGCTGAAAAAGAGGTTAATACGGCTGAAGAAGCAATTAACTATGCATTAGATATTATCGCAGAAAATATTTCTGATAGTGCAAAATATCGTGAGTATGTACTTGAAAACACTAGAAAATTCGGTCAAATTACTTCAGCACTTAAAAAAGGTGGAGAAGAAAAAGACGAAAATTCTACTTATAAAAACTACTATGAGTTTGGAGAACAAATTTCAAAAATTGCTTCGCATAGAATTCTTGCTCTAAATAGAGCGGAAAAAGAAGGAATAATTCGTGTAAGTATCGAAAATGATAAAGATAGATTACACAATTATATACTACGTGGTTTAACAAAAAATCGTCAAACAGCGATTAGCAACTTACTACTAGAATGTATTGCTGATAGTATGAAGAGATTAATCTATCCATCAATTGAAAGAGAGATTCGTAGTGATTTAACGAAAAAAGCTGAGGAAGATTCTGTTGTCATTTTCTCAGAAAATTTAAAACAACTATTAATGCAAAGTCCGCTTAAAAACAAAAAAGTTTTAGGAATAGACCCTGCATTTAGAACAGGTTGTAAGATGGCAATTGTTGATGAATATGGTAATTTTATAGATAAAATGGTTATCTATCCGCATAAACCAGCTTCAGCAGATAAGCAAGAAAAATCTAAAAAAGATTTAATTAAATTTATTAATAAACACAATATTAATTTAATAGCTATAGGTAATGGTACTGCTTCTCGTGAAACTGAGAAATTTGTAGTAGATAACTTAAAAGAAGCGGGATTAAAAATTGACTATGTTATTGTAAATGAAGCGGGAGCTAGTGTGTACTCAGCTAGTGAAGTAGCACGTGAAGAATTCCCAGACTTTAATGTAGAAGAAAGAAGTGCTGTATCTATAGCGAGACGTATTCAAGATCCATTAAGTGAACTTGTAAAAATTGACCCTAAATCAATCGGTGTAGGTCAATACCAACACGATATTACTCCTAAGTTTTTAGAAAAAGAGCTTACTTTTGTAGTTGAAACTGCGGTTAACAAAGTAGGGGTAAATGTTAATACGGCATCTGTTTCACTACTATCATATGTTTCTGGTGTTAATAAGCAAATAGCTAAGAATATTGTAGCTTATCGTCAAGAAAATGGAAAAATAGAAACAATTAAAGAAATTGCTAAAGTACCAAGATTAGGTAAAAAAACATATGAGCAATGTGTAGGATTCTTTAGAATACCTGATAGTAAAAATATTTTTGATGCTACAGGTATTCACCCAGAAAGTTATAAAGCAGCAGAGAATTTATTAAAAGAGTTAAAACTATCAACTAAAGAAGTAGGAACAGATGAGTTTACTACTACAATAGATGGTGTAGATAAAAAAGCCCTAGCAGAAAAAATTGGTGTAGGTCTTGAAACGTTAGAAGATATAATTAAAGATTTAAAACAACCTCTGCGAGACGAACGTGAATCATTTGCTAAGCCGTTGTTAAAATCTGATATTCTAACTATAGATGACCTTCAGATTGGTGTTAAATTAGCGGGAACTGTTCGAAATATAACACAGTTCGGAGCATTTATCGACATCGGTTTAAAACAAGATGCGATGGTACATATTTCAAAAATTAGTAAAAATTATATAAAAAACCCACTTGATGTTCTTAGTGTAGGGCAAATTGTTGATGTTTATGTTATAGATGTAGACAAACAAAGAGGCCGTGTTGCACTAGCGATGTTTAAAGATTAA
- a CDS encoding zinc metallopeptidase — protein MPLGYYGMSGSYILYFLLIMLIPLWAQFKVKRTYERYKKVRTKSGLTGKEVAEIIMQANGITGVRVVRGEVELSDHYDPTNNIVVLSPIVHDQPTVASVAIAAHEIGHVIQDKVADYKPMRWRHSLVPLANLGGNLSTILIMVGFLLTGLIGQFGYTVAWVGVGFMLFAVLFQVVTLPVEFDASKRALEQVVDLNIVDDQEHRHCRKVLTAAALTYVAAAVVALMEMLRFVFILLNSNNRN, from the coding sequence ATGCCATTAGGATATTATGGAATGTCAGGAAGTTATATACTTTACTTTTTACTAATTATGCTAATCCCTTTGTGGGCTCAATTCAAAGTAAAAAGAACATACGAAAGATATAAAAAAGTAAGAACAAAATCAGGATTAACTGGAAAAGAAGTTGCAGAAATTATAATGCAAGCGAATGGAATAACAGGTGTTAGAGTAGTAAGAGGTGAAGTTGAATTATCAGATCACTATGATCCAACTAATAACATTGTAGTACTTTCACCTATAGTTCATGATCAACCAACAGTTGCTTCTGTAGCGATTGCAGCTCACGAAATTGGTCACGTAATTCAAGATAAAGTAGCAGACTACAAACCAATGAGATGGAGACACTCATTAGTACCGTTAGCTAATCTTGGAGGAAACCTATCAACAATTCTTATTATGGTAGGATTCTTATTAACAGGATTAATTGGTCAATTCGGTTATACTGTTGCTTGGGTTGGAGTAGGATTCATGCTATTTGCAGTATTATTCCAAGTAGTAACATTACCAGTTGAGTTCGATGCTTCAAAACGAGCATTAGAACAAGTGGTTGATTTAAACATTGTAGACGATCAAGAACACAGACACTGTCGTAAAGTTTTAACAGCAGCAGCTTTAACTTATGTTGCAGCAGCAGTTGTAGCTTTAATGGAGATGTTAAGATTCGTCTTCATATTACTAAATAGTAATAATAGAAATTAA
- the rpsA gene encoding 30S ribosomal protein S1 → MTTSFEELLNSSEMLKKGDKVTGTVSKIDNDKVYVDVAGAQYDCVILRNQITRKPFENIEDVLSVGDEVEAQVTGIRADREKRSEDVPGVIYLSHKILENAEYKKLMELSWAGIIEKFENGELIQATVSGQTKGGLLADVEGLRAFIPGSYIDTKFRKDLSKFVGNEYTFKIEEVDKSKNKIILNRRVILEEEKAKKLAEVYGNINEGDVIEGKVSRITDFGAFVNIGEVDGLLHISEISHARVEKVADVLSVGDTIKVAVIAVDKENEKVSLSAKTLLPTQWEVARATIKAGDALEGVVRNTTAFGAFVEVLPDVEGLVHISQISHERVTNVEDVLKKGDKVNVKVLEFDFENERLSLSIKELLEKPVKEEVKEEVEYDTSYLKDGDTSFNLGDKFKDIEL, encoded by the coding sequence TACAGTATCTAAAATCGATAACGATAAAGTATACGTTGATGTAGCAGGAGCTCAATATGATTGTGTAATTTTACGTAACCAAATTACTAGAAAACCATTTGAAAACATTGAAGACGTATTATCAGTTGGTGATGAAGTAGAAGCTCAAGTAACTGGTATTAGAGCAGATCGTGAAAAAAGATCAGAAGATGTACCTGGTGTAATCTACTTATCACACAAAATTTTAGAAAATGCTGAATATAAAAAATTAATGGAATTATCATGGGCTGGAATTATTGAAAAATTCGAAAACGGAGAATTAATTCAAGCAACAGTTTCTGGACAAACTAAAGGTGGATTATTAGCTGACGTAGAAGGATTACGTGCATTTATCCCAGGTTCATATATTGACACTAAATTCAGAAAAGACTTATCTAAATTTGTAGGAAATGAATACACATTCAAAATCGAAGAAGTAGATAAATCTAAAAACAAAATTATCTTAAACAGACGTGTAATTTTAGAAGAAGAAAAAGCTAAAAAACTAGCTGAAGTATACGGAAACATTAATGAAGGTGATGTAATTGAAGGTAAAGTTAGTCGTATTACTGACTTTGGTGCATTCGTTAACATCGGTGAAGTTGATGGATTATTACACATCTCAGAAATCTCTCATGCTCGTGTAGAGAAAGTTGCTGATGTATTATCAGTTGGAGACACTATTAAAGTTGCAGTTATCGCTGTAGATAAAGAAAATGAAAAAGTTTCACTTTCAGCTAAAACTTTATTACCAACACAATGGGAAGTAGCTCGTGCTACAATTAAAGCTGGAGATGCATTAGAAGGTGTTGTTCGTAACACAACTGCATTTGGAGCATTTGTTGAAGTATTACCAGATGTTGAAGGATTAGTTCACATTTCTCAAATTTCTCACGAAAGAGTTACAAACGTAGAAGACGTTCTTAAAAAAGGTGATAAAGTAAATGTAAAAGTTTTAGAATTTGATTTCGAAAACGAAAGATTATCTTTATCAATCAAAGAACTTTTAGAAAAACCAGTTAAAGAAGAAGTTAAGGAAGAAGTTGAATATGATACTTCTTACTTAAAAGATGGAGATACTTCATTCAATCTAGGGGACAAATTTAAAGATATCGAACTTTAA
- a CDS encoding acyltransferase family protein encodes MSNNKSKYLPSIDSLRALAVLAVIIYHVDVNYLPGGFLGVDLFFVLSGYLISSLIIKEYRKTGSLNLYNFYIRRARRLLPAVYFMITVGLVVMVLFNEVLLRKSHLDAIFGYIYSSNWWYIFHKLDYFDSFGAQSPFKHLWSLAIEEQFYMIFPLLFLLVNRKKKSKDGTYKLNKNFLYVVLGLILVSLIAHILLFDINNISRIYFGTDTRAFSLLVGVVGAILYPMERLHAKVTPQQNMIYSVVSLVSIATLITVMIYTSEYNTLLYRGGFLLVAILGLIVIISSGKQHTLMSRLLSFKPVVFIGKISYSLYLWHFPVLVLTTPVSEIGNPNIIFVILRVILTFILATASYVFVETPIRKLGFKNYINIIFKKLKKRPRKSKKVYAGVVGLVSILFLMGIFGKSVPFISTAFVKEMEANKETQFVNNGNNKDNNQEKSSDSNKDNKDNKDNKEDKKNSDKKYSSVLVMGDSLTVDIGEKFQELYSGAVIDGKIGRQLYVAVEEAKSYSKYNNENSAVIFQLGTNGPFTESQIEELVKEFDKADIYFVNIKVPRAWEKTVNTALKEIQEKHSNVKLIDWYSVANSTKDLFEPDRVHLNQAGIAEMVTLIEKNLKRPVEIKAN; translated from the coding sequence ATGAGTAATAACAAATCAAAATACCTTCCAAGTATAGATAGCTTGAGGGCATTGGCTGTATTAGCCGTTATTATTTATCACGTTGACGTAAATTACCTACCGGGTGGATTTTTAGGGGTAGATTTATTTTTTGTTTTATCGGGATATTTAATTAGTTCATTAATTATTAAAGAATATAGAAAGACTGGTAGCTTAAATTTATATAATTTCTATATTAGAAGGGCTAGACGTTTGTTACCGGCTGTTTACTTTATGATAACAGTAGGGTTAGTGGTAATGGTACTTTTCAATGAAGTACTGCTTCGTAAGAGTCACCTTGATGCAATATTTGGTTATATATATTCAAGTAACTGGTGGTATATTTTCCATAAACTAGATTATTTTGATAGCTTCGGTGCGCAAAGCCCGTTCAAACATCTTTGGTCTTTAGCAATAGAAGAGCAATTTTATATGATTTTCCCATTGCTATTCTTATTAGTTAATAGAAAGAAAAAATCAAAAGACGGAACCTATAAATTAAATAAGAACTTTTTATATGTTGTTCTAGGATTAATATTAGTATCATTAATAGCTCATATTCTTTTATTTGATATAAACAATATCAGTAGAATATATTTCGGTACTGATACTCGAGCATTTTCTCTACTTGTAGGAGTTGTAGGAGCAATATTATATCCTATGGAGAGATTACATGCTAAGGTAACTCCGCAACAGAACATGATATACAGCGTGGTTTCACTAGTTTCTATCGCTACTTTAATAACAGTAATGATTTATACATCTGAGTATAACACATTGCTATATAGAGGTGGATTCCTATTAGTAGCTATATTAGGATTGATAGTTATAATAAGTAGTGGGAAACAACATACACTAATGTCAAGATTATTATCATTCAAACCTGTAGTGTTTATTGGTAAGATATCATACAGTTTATACTTATGGCATTTCCCAGTATTAGTATTAACGACACCGGTATCAGAAATAGGAAATCCAAATATTATCTTTGTAATATTACGAGTAATTCTAACATTTATTTTAGCTACAGCTAGTTATGTGTTTGTAGAAACTCCTATTAGAAAATTAGGATTCAAAAACTATATAAATATTATATTCAAAAAACTGAAAAAACGTCCTAGAAAATCTAAAAAAGTCTATGCAGGTGTTGTTGGACTAGTTTCAATATTATTCTTAATGGGTATTTTCGGAAAAAGTGTTCCATTTATTTCTACAGCTTTTGTAAAAGAGATGGAAGCAAATAAAGAAACTCAGTTTGTAAATAACGGGAACAATAAAGATAATAACCAAGAAAAATCTAGTGATTCTAATAAAGATAACAAAGATAACAAAGATAACAAAGAAGATAAAAAAAATTCTGATAAAAAATATAGTTCAGTACTAGTTATGGGTGATTCATTAACTGTAGACATTGGAGAAAAATTCCAAGAACTCTATTCAGGAGCTGTCATCGATGGGAAAATTGGTCGTCAATTATATGTAGCAGTAGAAGAGGCGAAAAGCTATTCTAAATACAATAATGAAAATTCAGCGGTAATCTTCCAGTTAGGAACTAATGGTCCATTTACAGAAAGTCAAATTGAAGAATTAGTAAAAGAGTTTGATAAAGCAGATATTTACTTCGTCAATATTAAAGTACCAAGAGCTTGGGAAAAAACGGTAAATACAGCATTAAAAGAAATACAAGAAAAACACTCAAATGTTAAACTTATTGACTGGTATTCAGTAGCAAATAGTACTAAAGATTTATTTGAGCCAGATAGAGTTCACCTAAATCAAGCAGGTATAGCTGAAATGGTAACATTAATAGAGAAAAACTTAAAACGCCCAGTGGAAATTAAAGCAAATTAA
- the acpS gene encoding holo-ACP synthase — MIYGIGCDIVDIHRFEKYVDDKKRLEKLYTESELNEFYKITNHRRKMEFLAGRFAVKEATSKALGVGISKDFSFHDVEVKKDDRGKPYIEYKDFITHLTMSHTDSTVVAFVILEKRDMNND; from the coding sequence ATGATTTACGGAATCGGTTGTGATATCGTCGATATTCATCGCTTTGAAAAATATGTTGATGATAAAAAACGACTTGAAAAATTATATACAGAAAGTGAATTAAATGAATTTTACAAAATAACTAATCATAGAAGAAAAATGGAGTTTCTGGCTGGACGCTTCGCTGTAAAGGAGGCTACTTCAAAAGCTTTAGGAGTTGGGATTTCCAAAGATTTTTCTTTTCATGATGTAGAAGTAAAAAAAGATGATAGAGGGAAACCTTATATTGAATATAAAGACTTTATAACACATTTAACGATGAGCCATACTGATTCAACGGTTGTGGCATTTGTTATTTTAGAGAAGAGGGATATGAATAATGATTAA
- the alr gene encoding alanine racemase, with amino-acid sequence MINDRPTELRVDLNAILNNYNKLTALNNKKTGIAIVKADSYGLGARAIANHLYKNGVRHFATATLEEALELKDVIFDSMVLVLGVTNPQNVKYAVENNVSLTCPSKVWLEKCLEEMETIKGKLKIHVKIETGMGRIGTSDKEELVKIDKLLSSEKIDFEGIFSHYSNADGSDNNYDDYQTKNFDERLKLFTHKPKYIHIGNSASTVKYSDRQDQYNMTRLGISLYGCYPSENIEKLDKIKLEPVVSLVSKITHVKKFLKGEKLGYGVSYEAKQDEYIATVPIGYADGILRRAQGFKIKVGTEDCEIVGRVCMDQLMVRCSENIKVGDDVLIFGENNGQKISVDDFATFQDTISYEIFCCINKRVPRVYYKK; translated from the coding sequence ATGATTAATGATAGGCCAACAGAATTAAGAGTAGACTTAAATGCGATACTTAATAATTATAATAAGTTAACTGCACTTAATAATAAAAAAACCGGTATAGCAATAGTAAAAGCTGATTCTTACGGATTAGGCGCAAGAGCAATAGCAAATCATCTATACAAAAATGGTGTTAGACATTTTGCAACAGCTACATTAGAAGAAGCATTAGAATTAAAAGATGTAATTTTTGATAGTATGGTTCTTGTATTAGGAGTAACAAATCCTCAAAATGTAAAATACGCTGTAGAAAACAATGTATCATTAACATGTCCATCTAAAGTATGGTTAGAAAAATGTCTAGAAGAGATGGAGACTATCAAAGGGAAATTAAAAATTCATGTTAAGATTGAAACGGGAATGGGACGTATCGGTACTTCTGATAAAGAAGAATTAGTTAAAATTGATAAGCTACTTTCATCTGAGAAAATTGATTTTGAGGGGATCTTCTCGCATTATTCTAATGCTGATGGTAGTGATAATAATTATGATGATTATCAAACTAAAAACTTCGATGAAAGATTAAAACTATTTACCCATAAACCAAAATACATTCATATTGGAAATTCAGCTAGCACAGTAAAATATAGTGACAGACAAGATCAGTATAATATGACTAGACTAGGGATTTCACTTTATGGATGTTATCCAAGTGAAAATATTGAAAAATTAGACAAGATTAAACTAGAGCCTGTAGTTTCATTAGTAAGTAAGATAACGCATGTTAAGAAATTTTTAAAAGGTGAAAAACTAGGATATGGCGTTAGTTATGAAGCAAAACAGGATGAATATATTGCAACAGTGCCTATCGGTTATGCTGACGGTATTTTAAGGCGAGCTCAAGGATTTAAGATTAAAGTTGGGACAGAAGACTGTGAGATAGTAGGACGTGTTTGCATGGATCAACTTATGGTACGTTGTAGTGAAAATATAAAAGTAGGAGACGATGTTCTAATTTTTGGAGAGAATAATGGCCAAAAAATATCAGTCGATGATTTCGCTACATTTCAAGATACAATAAGTTATGAAATATTCTGTTGTATAAATAAACGTGTTCCAAGAGTTTATTATAAAAAATAA